One window from the genome of Sandaracinaceae bacterium encodes:
- a CDS encoding carbohydrate-binding family 9-like protein has translation MGKTTHGAAPFVALGILGLMLSSACVERSEELSAAQRERVRTHVSRTAPHPSHPLDIAFGDSVELIGYDLSEETWARGTDLTVTWHWKVLAPVGDDYRLFTHIEARGTDTLNHDGDGAVRGLYPPSRWQAGEYIRDEQRIHLPSEWGMGPSGATATDAAFYVGFWRGNERLPVRRGAQDGDNRARPLTIPVSGGNPVEAGPPRMPELVASRALSSITVDGDLHDPGWLASPWSQPFVQTMNGAQARFEARARVVYDDTYLYVAFQVADTNLQSPHRNADDHLWEQDCVEVFLDPDGDGRNYFEIQVSPRGVVFDTRYDSRRQPQPFGHVNWQSQAQVGVALRGTLDDDQVDEGYHVELRVPFSALVAEGSAATQEAPAPGSTWRMNFYVMEKSPNGQDAAGWSPVLVPDFHATDRFGRVTFRDLPRNQRANPERPSVNATEAALEDRGRALQETAERVEAQNRPAPGEHPVAP, from the coding sequence ATGGGGAAGACGACACACGGAGCAGCGCCCTTCGTCGCGCTCGGGATCCTGGGGTTGATGCTGTCATCGGCCTGTGTCGAACGCTCGGAAGAGCTGAGCGCTGCGCAGCGCGAGCGAGTGAGGACCCACGTCTCGCGCACCGCCCCGCACCCCTCCCACCCGCTCGACATCGCGTTCGGCGACTCCGTGGAGCTGATCGGGTACGACCTCAGCGAAGAGACGTGGGCGCGTGGGACGGATCTGACCGTCACTTGGCACTGGAAGGTGCTGGCCCCCGTGGGCGACGACTACCGACTCTTCACGCACATCGAGGCGCGGGGCACGGACACGCTCAACCACGATGGCGACGGCGCCGTGCGTGGCCTCTACCCCCCTTCGCGGTGGCAAGCGGGCGAGTACATCCGCGATGAACAACGCATCCACCTACCCAGTGAGTGGGGCATGGGACCGAGCGGAGCCACGGCCACGGACGCTGCGTTCTACGTGGGCTTCTGGCGCGGCAACGAGCGCCTCCCCGTGCGGCGCGGGGCACAGGACGGCGACAACCGCGCGCGCCCGCTCACCATCCCCGTCAGCGGTGGCAACCCGGTCGAGGCTGGCCCCCCGCGCATGCCCGAGCTCGTCGCCAGCCGGGCGCTCTCATCCATCACCGTGGACGGCGACTTGCACGATCCAGGCTGGCTCGCGTCCCCTTGGTCGCAGCCCTTCGTCCAGACCATGAACGGCGCGCAGGCCCGCTTCGAGGCCCGCGCACGGGTCGTCTACGACGACACGTATCTCTACGTCGCGTTCCAGGTGGCGGACACGAACCTCCAGAGCCCCCACCGCAACGCAGACGACCACCTGTGGGAGCAGGACTGCGTCGAGGTGTTCCTCGATCCCGATGGCGACGGGCGCAACTACTTCGAGATCCAGGTCAGCCCGCGAGGTGTGGTGTTCGACACGCGCTACGACAGCCGGCGGCAGCCGCAGCCGTTTGGTCACGTGAACTGGCAGAGCCAGGCGCAGGTGGGGGTCGCGCTGCGTGGCACGCTGGACGACGACCAGGTGGACGAGGGCTACCACGTCGAGCTCCGCGTCCCGTTCAGCGCCCTGGTCGCCGAGGGGAGCGCGGCGACCCAGGAGGCGCCAGCCCCCGGGAGCACGTGGCGCATGAACTTCTATGTGATGGAGAAATCGCCCAACGGACAGGACGCCGCGGGCTGGTCGCCCGTCTTGGTGCCGGACTTCCACGCAACGGACCGCTTCGGTCGCGTCACCTTCCGCGACCTGCCGCGCAACCAGCGCGCGAACCCCGAACGCCCTTCGGTGAACGCGACGGAGGCTGCGCTCGAGGACCGCGGGCGCGCGTTGCAGGAGACCGCGGAACGCGTGGAAGCCCAGAACCGCCCGGCGCCCGGCGAACACCCTGTCGCTCCCTGA
- the ffh gene encoding signal recognition particle protein — protein sequence MFETLTKGFRAARNRLAGVTELTEENIEPALRDVRLSLLEADVEFNVTKRFLARVKAEAIGQVQQVEVKKGQQKLKVGAAERFVKICQDELEAMMAFEGEAVFFAPKPAPTGIMMVGLQGAGKTTSAAKLARLLEAEFGRKVLLVAADVARPGAIEQLQVLGERIDVPVFSIPGGIPLEICKEGAKHAKKIKRDTVIFDTAGRLAIDEALMKELADIKAAVTPQNIFMVVDAMIGQDSVKTAKSFHEQLALSGVVLTKLDGDARGGAALSIKEATGASVRFVGMGEELDRLEVFRPDGMASRILGMGDVVGLMKDFESVVDQEKAEEDARRMLEGRFTFDDFLQQIEMIQNMGPLQEIFEKMPFFADSMPDGFQVDEKELGRTKAMVNSMTRDERRDPTLFQKHPSRLVRVAKGSGREAKDVAELIQRFSFMQNMMGSIGQQAGMLSKIPGMKQLAQANQLRNAVRTGGMESNPMMANLAEQLLEAAVAEGGLPPGMSGLPGMGGFPGMGGMGGMPGMGSMPGLPPGYTLPGMGRNQNPRKKVDKDKKKKERKQQKKSRQKSRK from the coding sequence ATGTTTGAGACCCTCACCAAGGGCTTCCGGGCCGCCCGAAATCGACTCGCCGGCGTCACCGAGCTGACCGAAGAGAACATCGAGCCCGCGCTGCGCGACGTGCGCCTGTCGCTGCTCGAGGCCGACGTCGAGTTCAACGTCACCAAGCGCTTCCTCGCGCGGGTGAAAGCCGAAGCCATCGGCCAGGTACAGCAGGTCGAGGTCAAGAAGGGTCAGCAGAAGCTGAAGGTGGGCGCCGCCGAGCGCTTCGTGAAGATCTGCCAGGACGAGCTCGAGGCCATGATGGCCTTCGAGGGCGAGGCCGTGTTCTTCGCGCCCAAGCCGGCCCCGACCGGCATCATGATGGTGGGTCTGCAGGGCGCGGGTAAGACCACCAGCGCCGCCAAGCTGGCCCGCCTGTTGGAAGCCGAGTTCGGCCGCAAGGTGCTGCTCGTCGCGGCCGACGTGGCCCGCCCGGGCGCCATCGAGCAGCTGCAGGTGCTCGGCGAGCGCATCGACGTCCCGGTCTTCTCCATCCCAGGCGGCATCCCTCTCGAGATCTGCAAAGAGGGCGCGAAACACGCCAAGAAGATCAAGCGTGACACCGTGATCTTCGACACCGCAGGTCGCCTCGCGATCGACGAAGCGCTGATGAAGGAGCTGGCCGACATCAAGGCCGCCGTCACGCCGCAGAACATCTTCATGGTGGTGGACGCCATGATCGGTCAGGACTCGGTCAAGACCGCCAAGTCCTTCCACGAGCAGCTCGCGCTGAGCGGCGTCGTCCTCACCAAGCTCGACGGTGACGCGCGCGGCGGCGCGGCCCTCTCCATCAAGGAGGCCACCGGCGCCAGCGTGCGCTTCGTGGGTATGGGCGAGGAGCTGGACCGCCTGGAGGTCTTCCGCCCCGACGGCATGGCCAGCCGCATCCTCGGAATGGGTGACGTGGTCGGCCTGATGAAGGACTTCGAGTCCGTCGTCGACCAGGAGAAGGCCGAAGAAGACGCGCGCCGCATGCTCGAGGGGCGCTTCACCTTCGACGACTTCCTGCAGCAGATCGAGATGATCCAGAACATGGGTCCGCTGCAGGAGATCTTCGAGAAGATGCCGTTCTTCGCGGACTCCATGCCGGACGGCTTCCAGGTGGACGAGAAGGAGCTCGGGCGCACCAAGGCCATGGTCAACTCCATGACCCGCGACGAGCGGCGCGACCCGACGCTCTTCCAGAAGCACCCCTCGCGCTTGGTGCGCGTGGCCAAGGGTTCGGGCCGCGAGGCGAAGGACGTCGCCGAGCTGATCCAGCGCTTCTCCTTCATGCAGAACATGATGGGCAGCATCGGCCAGCAGGCGGGCATGCTGTCGAAGATCCCGGGCATGAAGCAGCTCGCTCAGGCCAACCAGCTCCGCAACGCCGTGCGAACTGGCGGCATGGAGAGCAACCCGATGATGGCCAACTTGGCCGAGCAGCTGCTGGAAGCGGCCGTCGCCGAGGGCGGTCTGCCCCCAGGGATGAGCGGGCTGCCCGGTATGGGCGGCTTCCCCGGCATGGGCGGCATGGGTGGCATGCCGGGCATGGGCAGCATGCCGGGGCTCCCGCCGGGCTACACGTTGCCGGGCATGGGCCGCAACCAGAACCCGCGCAAGAAGGTCGACAAAGACAAGAAGAAAAAAGAGCGCAAACAGCAGAAGAAGTCGCGCCAGAAGTCGCGAAAGTAG
- a CDS encoding HAMP domain-containing histidine kinase, which translates to MAASRVRLALKLTLVLTLWTLIVLSGYGYYRMQHALAWVEADLRRDELLVGSVLRPAVEQAYAAGGRAEAERVVRSANDSERFVQIRIVEHVTTGDDEADYTYLPNREAPESLVSYVPLTLHRSPAGEPVDLGLELVVSLDEERLLARNTLLDLAVVLLLIGVCSFGLASWVGWRLVGRPVGALVQLLRQVGRGEEAHRVDLRGNDELVDLAAEMNRMVELMAVSRRREADEANRAGQLQEQLRHADRLATMGMLMARVAHDVGTPLNVIGSRLDRVLSGRVEGDAALRDVRIANEQTERITAAIGSLLDFAHRGDAERSEIAPEQLLRRARELLATVARAHRVELQTVSVVPPDIRLRTAPQLALQALTNLCVNALHASGAGTEVTVRARAAGMASPPPGVIAHAGPYVCFSVEDHGPGLPTGKEDEVFEPFFTTKPVGEGTGLGLPIARSIAHDLGGWLEVHARIPRGTRFELYLPIHPT; encoded by the coding sequence GTGGCAGCGTCGCGTGTGCGCTTGGCGCTCAAGCTGACCTTGGTGCTCACCCTCTGGACGCTGATCGTGCTGTCCGGCTACGGCTACTACCGCATGCAGCACGCGCTCGCGTGGGTAGAGGCCGACCTGCGGCGCGACGAGCTTCTCGTCGGGAGCGTATTGCGTCCTGCCGTGGAGCAGGCCTACGCGGCAGGAGGCCGCGCGGAGGCCGAGCGCGTGGTGAGATCGGCGAACGACAGCGAGCGCTTCGTACAGATCCGGATAGTCGAGCACGTCACCACAGGCGACGACGAGGCCGACTACACGTACCTCCCGAACCGCGAGGCGCCCGAGAGCCTGGTGAGCTACGTTCCACTGACGTTGCACCGGAGCCCGGCCGGCGAGCCCGTCGACCTGGGGCTGGAGCTCGTCGTCAGCCTGGACGAGGAGCGACTGCTGGCTCGCAACACGCTCCTCGACCTCGCCGTCGTCCTCCTGCTGATCGGGGTGTGCTCGTTCGGCCTCGCATCGTGGGTCGGGTGGCGCCTGGTCGGACGCCCGGTCGGCGCGCTGGTGCAGCTCCTGCGACAAGTGGGTCGCGGTGAGGAGGCGCACCGAGTCGACCTGCGCGGCAACGACGAGCTGGTCGACCTGGCGGCGGAGATGAATCGCATGGTGGAGCTCATGGCCGTCAGCCGAAGAAGGGAAGCCGACGAGGCCAACCGCGCGGGACAGCTGCAGGAACAGCTCCGCCACGCCGACCGCCTGGCCACGATGGGCATGCTCATGGCGCGTGTCGCGCACGACGTCGGCACGCCCCTCAACGTCATCGGCAGTCGACTCGACCGTGTCCTGAGCGGGCGGGTGGAGGGCGACGCCGCGCTGCGTGACGTGCGCATCGCCAACGAACAGACGGAGAGGATCACGGCAGCCATCGGCTCACTGCTGGACTTCGCCCATCGCGGCGACGCCGAGCGCAGCGAGATTGCGCCCGAACAGCTGCTCCGGCGCGCTCGCGAGCTGTTGGCCACGGTCGCACGGGCGCATCGGGTCGAGCTCCAAACGGTCTCGGTCGTGCCCCCCGACATCCGGCTGCGCACCGCCCCGCAGCTTGCGCTGCAGGCGCTCACGAACCTGTGTGTCAACGCGCTCCACGCATCGGGGGCAGGCACGGAGGTGACGGTGCGGGCGCGCGCCGCCGGGATGGCGTCGCCTCCTCCGGGCGTGATCGCGCACGCGGGACCGTACGTGTGCTTCTCGGTCGAGGACCACGGGCCGGGGCTGCCCACCGGAAAAGAGGACGAGGTCTTCGAGCCGTTCTTCACGACCAAGCCCGTCGGCGAGGGGACCGGCCTCGGTCTCCCGATCGCGCGCAGCATCGCGCACGACTTGGGTGGCTGGCTGGAGGTCCACGCGCGGATCCCTCGAGGGACGCGCTTCGAGCTGTACCTACCCATCCACCCCACCTGA
- a CDS encoding SulP family inorganic anion transporter, whose translation MVRVLLTRDRPMNVDIRANATSGFLVFLIALPLSLGIALASGAPPVAGILTAIAGGLVASFLGSAPLTIKGPAAGLIVIVAGAVTELGGGDAALGYRRMLAVGVVAGVVQIALAWLRAGDIAASMPDSVVHGMLAAIGVIIIAKQVPLLLGVTDSGPPLALLLHIPRDLVESNPEVALIGGVALVMLLVWPRLPARLQKVPAPMGVLIFAVPAALWFDLPHAHTYHFAGGTYDLGPRFLVSLPDDLLQAVVFPDFSGVQAHPYVFAKYVVMFSLVGSVESLLSVIAVDAMDPKKRASDLNRDLLSVGVANAAVAVVGGLPMISEIVRSRANVDAGAVDHRANFFHGLFLFCFVVFAPTLLGLIPLAALAAMLVATGLRLAAPSQLRHAREKGLDQLLIFLTTMIVTVVEDLLVGVAAGLALKVVLHVVRGASLRGLLRDPLTQRREGDTLVVTITGSATFLNFLAVRRALTRVPEDVREVVMDFEHATLVDHTFLEKVHLLADEWPSATLRFEGLQRLRPVSEHPQATRRRVMQGA comes from the coding sequence ATGGTGCGCGTCTTGCTTACTCGCGACCGGCCCATGAACGTCGACATCCGCGCCAACGCGACCTCCGGGTTCCTCGTGTTCCTGATCGCGCTGCCACTCAGCCTCGGCATCGCGCTCGCGAGCGGCGCCCCGCCCGTGGCGGGTATCCTGACGGCCATCGCCGGTGGCCTCGTCGCCTCGTTCCTCGGCAGCGCGCCGCTCACCATCAAGGGTCCGGCCGCAGGGCTGATCGTCATCGTGGCGGGGGCGGTCACCGAGCTCGGCGGAGGCGACGCTGCGCTGGGGTACCGCCGGATGCTGGCGGTCGGCGTGGTGGCGGGCGTCGTCCAGATCGCGCTCGCGTGGCTGCGAGCGGGGGACATCGCCGCGAGCATGCCTGACAGCGTGGTGCATGGGATGCTCGCCGCCATCGGCGTGATCATCATCGCCAAGCAGGTCCCGCTGCTGCTCGGGGTGACCGACTCGGGGCCGCCCCTCGCGCTCCTCCTCCACATCCCGCGCGACCTCGTCGAGTCGAACCCCGAGGTCGCCCTGATTGGTGGAGTCGCGCTCGTCATGCTGCTGGTTTGGCCCAGGTTGCCCGCGCGCCTCCAGAAGGTGCCAGCTCCCATGGGGGTACTCATCTTCGCGGTGCCGGCGGCGCTGTGGTTCGACCTGCCGCACGCGCACACCTACCACTTCGCGGGGGGCACGTACGACCTCGGCCCGCGGTTCCTCGTCAGCCTGCCAGACGACCTCCTGCAAGCCGTGGTCTTCCCAGACTTCAGTGGCGTGCAGGCCCACCCCTACGTGTTCGCGAAGTACGTGGTCATGTTCTCGCTCGTGGGGAGCGTGGAGTCGCTCCTGTCGGTCATCGCCGTGGACGCCATGGACCCCAAGAAGCGAGCGTCGGACCTCAACCGCGATCTCCTCTCGGTGGGGGTCGCCAACGCCGCGGTCGCCGTCGTCGGGGGGCTCCCCATGATCTCCGAGATCGTGCGCAGTCGCGCGAACGTGGACGCGGGCGCGGTGGACCATCGCGCGAATTTCTTCCATGGCCTGTTTCTGTTCTGCTTCGTCGTCTTTGCGCCGACTCTGCTGGGCCTCATTCCGCTCGCCGCGCTGGCGGCCATGCTGGTGGCCACCGGACTTCGTCTCGCCGCCCCCAGCCAGCTGAGGCACGCACGCGAGAAGGGCCTCGACCAGCTGCTGATCTTCCTCACGACGATGATCGTCACGGTGGTGGAAGACCTGCTCGTCGGCGTGGCCGCCGGGCTCGCGCTGAAGGTGGTCCTGCACGTGGTCCGAGGAGCTTCCCTTCGTGGCCTCCTGCGTGACCCGCTCACGCAGCGGCGAGAGGGAGACACGCTGGTCGTCACCATCACCGGCTCCGCGACGTTCCTGAACTTCCTGGCCGTGCGTCGCGCACTCACGCGCGTACCAGAGGACGTGCGTGAGGTGGTCATGGACTTCGAGCACGCCACGCTCGTGGACCACACCTTCCTCGAGAAGGTCCACTTGCTCGCCGACGAATGGCCGAGCGCGACGCTGCGCTTCGAGGGGCTGCAGCGCCTGCGTCCCGTGTCCGAGCACCCCCAGGCCACACGCCGACGCGTGATGCAGGGCGCCTGA
- a CDS encoding sigma-54-dependent Fis family transcriptional regulator, whose product MTASAPLEPTPTSAPRPRVLVVEDDEHMRELLLESLAQDGFTVLGAASAANALDLLQSEAVHAVVTDLNLGGMNGLELCRRIHALDALLPVVLITAFGSMDAAVGAVRAGAYDFITKPFKMNQLVLVLRRATQLRAIQTELSSLRERVASASVVDALIGDSEPMRRLRHTLGRVARSDATVLILGESGTGKEVIARAVHEDSDRRKGPFVAVNMGAIPASLVESELFGHARGAFTSAHDKHAGLFAQANGGTLFLDEVGELPLEVQPKLLRALEAGSVRPVGAEHDVAFDARIVAATHRDLASLVEDGSFREDLYFRLNVLDVHAPPLRARGRDVLRLAQHFMSALGAQAKRPGLQLSPEAAQRLLEYTWPGNVRELKNCIERAVALSRTDTLAVADLPERVRDFDPGHLVVVARDIDALLPLDVIEKRYALHVLEAVGGNRTVAAEVLGVGRKTLYRKLLEWQVEPGATRPKT is encoded by the coding sequence ATGACCGCGAGCGCGCCCCTCGAGCCCACACCGACCTCCGCGCCACGCCCGCGGGTGCTGGTCGTGGAAGACGACGAGCACATGCGAGAGCTCTTGCTGGAGAGCCTGGCCCAGGACGGCTTCACGGTGCTCGGCGCGGCGTCCGCGGCCAACGCACTCGACCTCCTGCAGTCCGAGGCGGTACACGCGGTGGTCACGGACCTGAACCTGGGTGGCATGAACGGCCTCGAGCTGTGCCGTCGCATCCACGCACTGGACGCCTTGCTCCCCGTCGTGCTCATCACCGCGTTCGGCAGCATGGACGCCGCCGTGGGCGCTGTCCGCGCCGGGGCATACGACTTCATCACGAAGCCGTTCAAGATGAACCAGCTGGTGCTGGTCCTGCGCCGCGCGACGCAGCTCCGCGCCATCCAGACGGAGCTGAGCTCACTCCGAGAACGTGTGGCGAGCGCGAGCGTGGTCGACGCGCTGATCGGGGATAGCGAGCCCATGCGCCGGCTGCGGCACACACTCGGGCGCGTAGCCCGATCGGACGCGACGGTGCTGATCCTCGGCGAGAGCGGCACTGGCAAGGAGGTCATCGCCCGCGCCGTGCACGAGGACAGCGACCGCCGGAAGGGCCCGTTCGTCGCCGTGAACATGGGCGCCATTCCGGCATCGCTGGTGGAGAGCGAGCTGTTCGGACACGCCCGCGGCGCGTTCACCAGCGCGCACGACAAGCACGCAGGGCTGTTCGCGCAGGCCAACGGAGGCACCCTGTTCCTCGACGAGGTAGGCGAGCTCCCATTGGAGGTCCAGCCGAAGCTCCTGCGGGCCCTGGAAGCGGGCAGCGTGCGCCCCGTGGGCGCCGAGCACGACGTCGCCTTCGACGCACGCATCGTGGCTGCCACCCACCGCGACCTGGCGAGCCTCGTAGAGGACGGGTCGTTCCGCGAGGATCTCTACTTCCGCCTGAACGTACTGGACGTCCACGCGCCGCCGCTCCGCGCTCGCGGGAGGGACGTCCTGCGTCTCGCGCAACACTTCATGTCGGCACTGGGCGCGCAGGCCAAGCGCCCGGGGTTGCAGCTCTCGCCCGAGGCGGCCCAGCGCCTGCTGGAGTACACGTGGCCTGGCAACGTGCGCGAATTGAAGAACTGCATCGAGCGCGCAGTCGCGCTCTCGCGTACCGACACCCTCGCCGTGGCAGACCTCCCCGAACGCGTGCGTGACTTCGATCCAGGTCACCTGGTCGTCGTCGCACGCGACATCGACGCCCTCTTGCCACTCGACGTCATCGAGAAGCGCTATGCGCTGCACGTGCTCGAGGCCGTGGGAGGCAACCGTACGGTTGCCGCGGAGGTGCTGGGGGTCGGACGTAAGACGCTTTACCGGAAGCTGCTCGAGTGGCAGGTCGAGCCCGGGGCGACGCGGCCGAAGACCTGA
- the polA gene encoding DNA polymerase I — protein MSETDAPAKLPPKGDAHTLYLIDISSYVFRAYHALPPLSNSRGEPTHAVQGVTSMLLRLIGDRAPAYVVVAHDAPGPSFRRELYEPYKANRPPAPPDLSQQITRVKEVAAAWGLHPLERSGFEADDIIATITHRAREAGLQVVIVSADKDLLQLVTDGVTMYDTMREKVFGRAETIERMGVPPEQVRDLLALMGDSSDNVPGVKGVGQKTAAKLLEEHGSLDGIYAAVETIKAKALKQKLLDNRALAYVSRDVVSLRADVDVLFDLEAARYDGGDAQALRKIFTELEFTRMLAQMDPAPTLEGHYQLITDEEDLRPLGAAIRDANALSIHSIVSDDDARRGELLGVALTATEGVAAYVPVSRLGHAGVDAEALRAFLAPLLSNSLLRKVGDVKREHLVWGARGVIVRGERFDPTIASYLLDPGRHGHSLEEIARAELDAELTSLESVLGKGKGKVPLVDVEARDLLPYAAQRADFQLRLSALLGPRMDQGDFHRLMFDIELPLARVLAGMERVGVRLDVPPLEAMAETVARDLAVLEARCHELAGEPFNVGSPKQLEHVLFDVLDLPVVKKTKTGRSTDQSVLEELAPMHPLPEAIIEHRSLAKLASTYIEALPREVDPRTGRIHTHYNQAVAATGRLSSSDPNLQNIPIRTEIGRRIRECFVAQPGWMLMAADYSQIELRVLAHLSRDPELVEAYRTGMDVHVRTATALFDVPAEQVTREQRAQAKTVNFAVIYGQTQFALARNLKIERSEAKRYIDAFFARYAGVQRYMDDLVESAHRTGFVTTELGRKRTLNDIRSRNHNLRAGAERIARNTPIQGTAADIIKIAMVRIDAALRRAQLRTRMLLSVHDELVFEVPEDERAAAEALVRPCMEGAMALSVPLVVDIGWGPNWVVAH, from the coding sequence ATGTCCGAGACCGACGCACCTGCGAAGCTGCCTCCGAAGGGCGATGCCCACACGCTCTACCTGATCGACATCAGCTCGTACGTGTTTCGCGCCTACCACGCGCTGCCCCCGCTCTCGAACAGCCGCGGCGAGCCCACGCACGCGGTGCAGGGCGTCACCTCCATGCTGCTGCGCCTCATCGGGGACCGCGCCCCCGCGTACGTCGTCGTGGCGCACGACGCGCCCGGGCCGTCGTTCCGCCGCGAGCTCTACGAGCCGTACAAGGCCAACCGCCCGCCCGCGCCCCCCGACCTCAGCCAGCAGATCACACGCGTGAAAGAGGTGGCCGCGGCCTGGGGGCTGCACCCGCTCGAGCGGAGCGGCTTCGAGGCAGACGACATCATCGCGACCATCACGCATCGCGCCCGCGAGGCCGGCTTGCAGGTCGTCATCGTCAGCGCGGACAAGGACCTCCTGCAGCTCGTGACCGACGGCGTCACCATGTACGACACCATGCGCGAGAAGGTCTTCGGCCGCGCCGAGACAATCGAGCGCATGGGGGTTCCCCCCGAGCAGGTGCGCGACCTCCTCGCGCTGATGGGCGACTCGTCCGACAACGTGCCGGGCGTGAAGGGGGTGGGGCAGAAGACCGCGGCGAAGCTGCTCGAGGAGCACGGTTCGCTCGATGGAATCTATGCGGCGGTCGAGACGATCAAGGCCAAGGCGCTCAAGCAGAAGCTGCTCGACAACCGTGCGCTGGCCTACGTCTCGCGGGACGTGGTGAGCCTGCGCGCCGACGTCGACGTGCTGTTCGACCTCGAGGCCGCGCGCTACGACGGCGGGGACGCGCAGGCCCTCCGGAAGATCTTCACCGAGCTCGAGTTCACGCGCATGTTGGCGCAGATGGATCCCGCCCCCACGCTCGAGGGGCACTACCAGCTGATCACGGACGAGGAAGACCTGCGGCCTCTCGGCGCGGCGATTCGCGATGCGAACGCCCTGTCCATCCACAGCATCGTGTCGGATGACGACGCGCGCCGTGGCGAGCTGCTGGGGGTGGCGCTGACCGCCACCGAGGGCGTGGCGGCGTACGTGCCTGTGTCGAGGCTGGGTCACGCGGGGGTCGACGCTGAGGCCCTGCGCGCGTTCTTGGCCCCGCTGCTCTCGAACTCGCTGCTCCGCAAGGTGGGCGACGTGAAGCGTGAGCACCTCGTCTGGGGGGCGCGCGGCGTCATCGTACGCGGCGAACGCTTCGACCCGACCATCGCGAGCTACCTGCTGGATCCCGGCCGGCACGGGCACTCGCTCGAGGAGATCGCGCGCGCCGAGCTGGACGCCGAGCTGACCTCCCTCGAGAGCGTGCTGGGCAAGGGGAAGGGCAAGGTGCCGTTGGTCGACGTCGAGGCGCGCGACCTGCTCCCCTACGCCGCGCAGCGGGCGGACTTCCAGCTGCGGCTCTCGGCGCTGCTCGGCCCGCGCATGGACCAAGGGGACTTCCACCGCTTGATGTTCGACATCGAGCTGCCGCTGGCACGTGTCCTCGCCGGGATGGAGCGGGTGGGGGTGCGGCTCGACGTGCCGCCTCTCGAGGCGATGGCCGAGACCGTGGCGCGTGACCTGGCCGTTCTCGAGGCGCGCTGCCACGAGCTGGCTGGGGAGCCCTTCAACGTGGGCTCGCCCAAGCAGCTGGAGCACGTGCTGTTCGACGTGCTCGACCTGCCGGTCGTCAAGAAGACCAAGACCGGGCGCAGCACCGACCAGAGCGTGCTCGAGGAGCTGGCGCCCATGCACCCGCTGCCGGAGGCCATCATCGAGCACCGCTCGCTCGCCAAGCTGGCCAGCACGTACATCGAGGCGCTACCGCGCGAAGTGGACCCGCGCACGGGGCGCATCCACACGCACTACAACCAGGCCGTCGCCGCCACCGGCCGCCTCTCGTCGAGCGACCCGAACCTGCAGAACATCCCCATCCGCACCGAGATCGGGCGGCGCATCCGCGAGTGCTTCGTGGCGCAACCAGGGTGGATGCTCATGGCTGCCGACTACTCGCAGATCGAGCTGCGCGTGCTGGCGCACCTCAGCCGTGACCCCGAGCTGGTGGAGGCCTACCGCACCGGCATGGATGTCCACGTACGCACCGCCACGGCGCTGTTCGACGTACCGGCCGAGCAAGTCACGCGGGAGCAGCGCGCCCAGGCCAAGACGGTGAATTTCGCGGTCATCTACGGGCAGACGCAGTTCGCCCTGGCGCGCAACCTCAAGATCGAGAGGAGCGAGGCCAAGCGCTACATCGATGCGTTCTTTGCGCGCTACGCCGGTGTGCAGCGCTACATGGACGATCTCGTGGAGAGCGCGCACAGGACGGGCTTCGTCACCACCGAGCTGGGGCGCAAGCGCACCCTCAACGACATCCGCAGCCGCAACCACAACCTGCGCGCTGGCGCCGAGCGCATCGCGCGCAACACGCCCATCCAGGGCACCGCCGCGGACATCATCAAGATCGCGATGGTGCGCATCGACGCTGCGCTGCGCCGCGCGCAGCTGCGCACGCGCATGTTGCTCAGCGTGCACGACGAGCTGGTGTTCGAGGTGCCGGAGGACGAACGGGCCGCGGCCGAGGCGCTGGTACGCCCGTGCATGGAGGGCGCAATGGCGCTCAGCGTGCCGCTGGTGGTGGACATCGGCTGGGGCCCCAACTGGGTGGTGGCGCACTGA